A section of the Candidatus Deferrimicrobiaceae bacterium genome encodes:
- a CDS encoding methyltransferase domain-containing protein: protein MNRCRDREGTIPSIRIHQPEKGYRFSIDSVLLADFAARDCGGSALDLGTGSGVVLLLLAARCRRLRQGVGVEIQPALWEFACRNIEENGFGGRLSAVLGDFRDDIPALAPRSFDLVVSNPPYRKIGEGRRNPDPRKEIARHEVACTMADVYAAAGRYLSPRGRFALVSPSHRLPEIFSLGFASGLRPETVQFVHPYAGKPANRVLVTGSRRKTPEPAILPPLIVYSARGRYHPEVERIFAGFFRPG from the coding sequence ATGAATCGCTGCCGGGATAGGGAAGGCACGATCCCCTCCATCCGGATCCACCAGCCGGAGAAAGGGTATCGGTTCTCCATCGATTCCGTCCTGCTCGCCGATTTCGCCGCGCGGGACTGCGGCGGGTCGGCCCTCGACCTGGGCACCGGATCGGGCGTCGTCCTCCTTCTCCTCGCCGCCAGGTGCAGGAGATTGCGGCAAGGCGTGGGGGTCGAGATCCAGCCCGCGTTGTGGGAGTTCGCCTGCCGGAATATCGAGGAGAACGGATTCGGGGGCCGTCTCTCCGCCGTCCTGGGCGATTTCCGGGACGACATTCCCGCGCTTGCCCCCCGGTCGTTCGACCTCGTGGTCTCCAACCCCCCGTACCGGAAAATCGGCGAGGGGAGGAGGAACCCGGACCCCCGGAAGGAAATCGCCCGCCACGAGGTGGCCTGCACGATGGCGGACGTTTACGCCGCGGCGGGAAGGTACCTCTCCCCGCGGGGAAGGTTCGCCCTCGTCTCTCCCTCGCACCGTCTCCCGGAGATTTTTTCCCTGGGGTTCGCCTCGGGCCTGCGGCCGGAGACCGTCCAGTTCGTGCACCCGTACGCTGGTAAGCCTGCGAACCGCGTGCTGGTGACGGGAAGCCGGCGAAAGACGCCGGAGCCGGCCATCCTGCCCCCCCTGATCGTCTATTCGGCCCGGGGGCGGTACCATCCGGAGGTCGAGCGGATCTTCGCGGGGTTTTTCCGCCCAGGATAA